A window of the Salvelinus alpinus chromosome 3, SLU_Salpinus.1, whole genome shotgun sequence genome harbors these coding sequences:
- the gnptg gene encoding N-acetylglucosamine-1-phosphotransferase subunit gamma isoform X2: protein MYYTSTRIVHLLWICLLCLTLLSPYSFAGKMKIVEEPNTFGLNNPFLAQGSRLQPKVTPGPVSGPAHLRRLAGKCFSYIESTYKYEFCPFHNITQHEQSFRWNAYSGILGIWQEWEIVNNTFLAMWMREGDACGNKNRQTKVILTCGGSSKLAQVSEPTTCVYSLSFETPLVCHPHSLLVYPTLSDKLQMEWDEVEQARYENLITEQGYNNLLRDIFEDAGFLKSQKVKEKPDITTTSKTHDSLQKCNEDVRKQREEIERLQALLTQHNIPHESKLRRRFQ from the exons ATGTATTATACATCGACTAGAATAGTACATTTACTATGGATATGTCTGCTCTGTCTTACCCTGCTGA GCCCCTATTCATTTGCTGGTAAAATGAagattgttgaggaaccaaatacATTTGG GCTCAACAATCCCTTTTTGGCCCAAGGAAGTAGACTCCAGCCCAAGGTGACTCCAGGCCCAGTGTCAG GACCAGCACATCTCCGCCGACTAGCAGGAAAGTGCTTCAGTTACATAGAGTCCAC gtATAAATATGAATTCTGTCCATTCCACAACATCACCCAGCATGAGCAGTCATTCAGGTGGAACGCTTACAGTGGCATACTGGG AATCTGGCAGGAGTGGGAGATTGTGAACAACACCTTTTTGGCCAtgtggatgagagagggagatgcctgtGGGAATAAAAATAGGCAAACAAAG GTCATTCTGACCTGCGGTGGAAGTAGCAAGTTGGCTCAAGTGTCAGAGCCCActacctgtgtgtattctctaagCTTTGAGACCCCACTTGTATGCCACCCACATTCTCTCTTAG TGTACCCAACTCTGAGTGACAAGCTGCAGATGGAATGGGATGAAGTCGAACAGGCCCGCTATGAGAACCTCATTACTGAGCAG GGCTACAATAATCTACTGAGGGATATTTTTGAGGATGCTGGTTTCCTAAAGAGCCAAAAGGTAAAGGAGAAGCCGGATATCACAACTACCTCAAAGACGCATGATTCCTTGCAGAAATGCAACGAG GATGTCCGTAAACAGAGGGAAGAAATTGAGAGATTGCAAGCTCTCCTCACTCAACATAACATTCCCCATGAGTCAAAG CTAAGGCGAAGATTCCAGTGA
- the gnptg gene encoding N-acetylglucosamine-1-phosphotransferase subunit gamma isoform X1, with product MYYTSTRIVHLLWICLLCLTLLSPYSFAGKMKIVEEPNTFGLNNPFLAQGSRLQPKVTPGPVSGPAHLRRLAGKCFSYIESTYKYEFCPFHNITQHEQSFRWNAYSGILGIWQEWEIVNNTFLAMWMREGDACGNKNRQTKVILTCGGSSKLAQVSEPTTCVYSLSFETPLVCHPHSLLVYPTLSDKLQMEWDEVEQARYENLITEQGYNNLLRDIFEDAGFLKSQKVKEKPDITTTSKTHDSLQKCNEDVRKQREEIERLQALLTQHNIPHESKAAKAKIPVSVTVQNRHLRGDNGLIADLL from the exons ATGTATTATACATCGACTAGAATAGTACATTTACTATGGATATGTCTGCTCTGTCTTACCCTGCTGA GCCCCTATTCATTTGCTGGTAAAATGAagattgttgaggaaccaaatacATTTGG GCTCAACAATCCCTTTTTGGCCCAAGGAAGTAGACTCCAGCCCAAGGTGACTCCAGGCCCAGTGTCAG GACCAGCACATCTCCGCCGACTAGCAGGAAAGTGCTTCAGTTACATAGAGTCCAC gtATAAATATGAATTCTGTCCATTCCACAACATCACCCAGCATGAGCAGTCATTCAGGTGGAACGCTTACAGTGGCATACTGGG AATCTGGCAGGAGTGGGAGATTGTGAACAACACCTTTTTGGCCAtgtggatgagagagggagatgcctgtGGGAATAAAAATAGGCAAACAAAG GTCATTCTGACCTGCGGTGGAAGTAGCAAGTTGGCTCAAGTGTCAGAGCCCActacctgtgtgtattctctaagCTTTGAGACCCCACTTGTATGCCACCCACATTCTCTCTTAG TGTACCCAACTCTGAGTGACAAGCTGCAGATGGAATGGGATGAAGTCGAACAGGCCCGCTATGAGAACCTCATTACTGAGCAG GGCTACAATAATCTACTGAGGGATATTTTTGAGGATGCTGGTTTCCTAAAGAGCCAAAAGGTAAAGGAGAAGCCGGATATCACAACTACCTCAAAGACGCATGATTCCTTGCAGAAATGCAACGAG GATGTCCGTAAACAGAGGGAAGAAATTGAGAGATTGCAAGCTCTCCTCACTCAACATAACATTCCCCATGAGTCAAAGGCAG CTAAGGCGAAGATTCCAGTGAGTGTGACTGTGCAAAATCGGCACCTGAGGGGGGACAACGGCCTCATCGCAGACCTACTCTGA